The Ascaphus truei isolate aAscTru1 chromosome 11, aAscTru1.hap1, whole genome shotgun sequence genome includes a window with the following:
- the LOC142463266 gene encoding somatostatin receptor type 5-like: protein MDSFTLDPLELDDGNFSFLINYTVDGVYSSPKDVSMFCILYFVVCAVGLVGNAFVIYVVLRYRKMRTVANIYVFSLALGDLLYMFCLLFFATEIAFSYWPLGTFMCKLFWALTNVVTFSSIYFLTIMSINDCVMVYFPVFSSNRLGPKVATVISICVWVLFILLGIPIFIYAELDDFLVCRILWPEPTTIWSVIFISCRFAMSFALPLALNCVCLILTAVRVKGSEQPGGVCKESMIMLLVLSLVFVLFWIPMHVLEMMSVTGVIWGLSEEVYYFVCLIPYLKCCVYPILYGVLSHSFTEAYKKVLCCKNVKTVKNPEEGSENK from the coding sequence ATGGATTCCTTTACTCTCGATCCCCTGGAACTGGATGACGGAAACTTCTCCTTCCTCATAAACTACACTGTGGACGGGGTGTATTCCAGTCCCAAAGACGTTAGCATGTTTTGCATACTTTACTTTGTGGTGTGCGCAGTGGGCCTCGTTGGAAATGCCTTCGTCATCTACGTGGTTTTGAGATATCGCAAAATGCGGACAGTCGCCAACATCTACGTGTTCAGCCTTGCCTTGGGAGACCTGCTCTACATGTTCTGCTTGCTATTCTTTGCCACGGAAATAGCATTCTCATACTGGCCTCTGGGGACATTCATGTGCAAGCTATTCTGGGCTCTAACCAACGTGGTTACCTTCTCAAGTATCTACTTCCTCACCATCATGTCCATCAATGACTGTGTGATGGTGTATTTCCCTGTCTTTTCCAGTAACCGGCTTGGACCTAAGGTGGCCACTGTGATCAGTATCTGTGTTTGGGTGTTGTTTATATTGCTAGGCATTCCCATATTTATATATGCTGAATTAGATGACTTTCTTGTCTGTAGGATTCTTTGGCCTGAGCCCACAACCATTTGGTCTGTGATCTTCATATCCTGTCGGTTTGCCATGTCCTTCGCTTTGCCATTGGCACTAAACTGTGTCTGTCTCATTCTCACCGCGGTGCGGGTGAAAGGCTCAGAGCAGCCTGGTGGTGTGTGCAAGGAGAGCATGATAATGCTACTTGTTCTCTCTCTTGTATTTGTCCTCTTCTGGATCCCAATGCATGTCTTGGAAATGATGTCCGTGACCGGTGTTATCTGGGGCCTCAGTGAGGAGGTCTATTACTTTGTCTGCCTCATTCCTTACCTGAAATGTTGTGTCTATCCCATTCTGTACGGAGTTTTGTCTCACAGCTTCACAGAAGCATACAAGAAGGTTCTTTGTTGCAAGAACGTGAAGACGGTCAAAAACCCTGAAGAagggtctgaaaataaataa